Proteins encoded by one window of Cannabis sativa cultivar Pink pepper isolate KNU-18-1 chromosome 4, ASM2916894v1, whole genome shotgun sequence:
- the LOC115714376 gene encoding NAC domain-containing protein 104, translated as MGDNQSVKLPPGFRFCPTDEELILQFLYPKVFALPSAHPNIIPYVDLRLHQPWEFTGTALSSENMHYYFFSKTTEGKVTSNGYWKEMDMNEPIFVSGANNKVGVKKYYVYYVTNHGYHQSPTSATETNWVMEEYNLCNNLELMSTTICPTYKRRRKQKLDFKWVLCRVHERKMEDISLKSVQYEDDDNGTELSCLDEMFLSALDDDDFEEISMQILD; from the exons ATGGGAGATAATCAGAGTGTAAAGCTACCTCCTGGATTTCGGTTTTGCCCAACAGATGAAGAGCTGATCCTTCAGTTTCTTTACCCTAAGGTTTTTGCCTTACCATCTGCTCATCCCAATATCATTCCTTATGTTGATCTTCGCCTTCATCAACCTTGGGAATTTACTG GTACGGCATTGTCCAGCGAAAACATGCACTATTATTTCTTCAGCAAAACGACAGAAGGTAAAGTGACCTCAAATGGGTATTGGAAAGAAATGGACATGAATGAGCCCATATTTGTTTCTGGAGCTAATAACAAAGTTGGTGTGAAGAAGTATTATGTGTACTATGTCACTAACCATGGCTACCACCAGTCTCCAACTTCAGCCACTGAAACCAATTGGGTCATGGAAGAGTACAACCTTTGCAACAATCTTGAATTGATGAGTACTACTATTTGTCCAACTTATAAAAGGCGAAGGAAACAAAAACTA GACTTTAAATGGGTTCTATGTCGAGTCCACGAAAGGAAGATGGAGGATATTTCTCTGAAGAGTGTCCAGTATGAGGATGATGACAATGGAACCGAGCTTTCTTGCTTAGACGAAATGTTCTTGTCGGCATTAGATGATGATGACTTTGAGGAAATTAGTATGCAAATACTAGATTAA